The nucleotide sequence TTCGATTATGAGGTAGGAACATCTACAGTGCTCAAACCCGGAGAGGCTGATTCAGGCTTAATATCTTTACCAAATGGTAAGCTATTAGCAATCAAGGGTGATGCTAACCCTGATTTATGCGCAGAAGATTCTTATGAGTGTGGTAGATATATTGTAGCAGAAGCATATAGAAATCTAGCCACAGTGGGCGCTAAGGGAATAGGTGTTGTAGATCATTTACAGTTCGGAGATCCTAAGAAACCTGAAGTATACTATCAATTTGTTGAGGCAGTAAGGGGTATAGCAGAGGCTTCAAAGTATTTCGGTACCCCTATAGTTGGGGGTAAGGTCTCATTTTACAACGAGAATAAGGAGGGGAAACCAATTAAGCCAACACCATTGGTTGTCATGGCTGGATTAGTACAGGACAAGTTTTTGAGACCTAAGATTACTGAGGGTGCGTCAATAATTATGATTGGATTTACCAGGGAGGAGATGGGAGGTTCACTATTGGCTAAAATATTTGGAAATTATGGAGACGTACCTAAGACTAGGTTAAATGAGGAACTTCTGTCAAGCGAACTTGTGATTAAGGCAATAAATGATGGGAAAATAATCTTCGCAAAAGACATTAGTAAAGGCGGTTTAGTAGGAGCGTTGCTACCTATACTTGTAAGGGGATTCGGCGTCTCAATTGATACTAATTTAATACCTTCAGATACCGATGACGTAATTTCCAAGCTGTTTTCTGAAAATGGAGGAAGATTCATTGTTTTGAGTGAAAGAGAAGATGATATTAATTGGCTCGAAAGCCAAAGTAGAGGAATTTATGTATCTAAGATAGGAGAAGTCACTAGAGAACAATACGTAATGTGGTTAAGGGAAGGAAAGAAAATAGACCTGACTAAAGAAGTAAATAATTATCATAGATATCTAGAAGAGGTGACAAGTGATTAGCAAGATAAAGGAACATTGCGGAATAGTCGGAATTCACAATGTTCCCGATGCACCAAGAATTGTATATGAGACTTTGAAGTTTCTCCAACATAGAGGTCAGGAATCGGCTGGAATAACATTCCTCGATAAGGATCGACTTAGTACTGTTAAGGGACTAGGACTTGTGGAAGACGCATTAGACCCAATAATTCTTAAATCGTCAAACTTCTCTATTGGTCACGTAAGATACTCGACTACAGGACGGGGAGTAATAGATGAAGCTCAGCCCCTAAGCGACGGTAAAATCGCTCTAGCGTTTAATGGAACTATTCCAAATTACATTAATTATAACGTGAGGATTGATACTGAATTCATTTATGAAGTACTGAAAAACCAAGAAGATATAAGGCAAGGGATAAGAAAATTGGTGGACGTAGCAGATGGTGGTTATTCCTTAGTTGTCTTAACCAATAAGGGTGAACTAATCGGTCTAAGAGATCCCAAAGGCTTTAGACCTTTGGTTTTAGGTAAATTAGGCTCAGGCTATATTATAGCGTCTGAAGATTCTGCAATAAGGCAGTTGGGAGGAATAGTGATTAGGGATGTTAAACCCGGTGAGATGATATACATCAAGAATGGCTCAATTGAAAGCGAGATCGTAGCTAGGGACGAAGTTCATTTTTGTTCCTTCGAGTATATTTACTTCTCTAGGGCTGACTCAATAATAGACGGAGTTTCAGTCTATAGGGCTAGAGTGAGGTTAGGCGAGATATTAGCTGAGAACCATCCAGCGAAAGCAGATATTGTGGTTCCTGTACCGGAGTCCTCTGTGCCAATTGCCCTAGGGTTTTCAAGGAAATCTGGAATTCCTCTGGAATATGGATTGGTCAGAACGTCTGTATCTAAGAGATCTTTTATAATGCCTTCCCAGGATAAGAGGGAAAGTATTGTTGAGGAGAAATTCGGAGTTGTTGGTGAGGTGGTAAGAAACAAGAAAATTATATTAATAGATGATTCTATAGTTAGAGGCACAACAATGAAAAAATTAGTGAAACTAATTAGAGAAAATGGTGCAAGTGAGATTCATGTGAGAATAGGTTCACCTATGATCAGGTATCCCTGCTATATGGGTATAGACTTTCCGAACAAGAAGGAATTAATCGCAAATGATAAAAACGAGATGGAGATTGCAAAGTCAATTGGAGCAGATTCTGTTGAATACCTCTCTATAGATGAGATGATTAAGGCAATTGGTAGACAAGATTTATGTCACGCATGTTTTTCAGGTATGTATCCTCTTAAACATTCGTATGATTTTTCTAAACTCAGTGTAAGTATGAAAGGGTGAGTGTGATGGCAGGTATACTAGGTGTATATGCATTTGATAAAATCTGGAACATAAGTAAGTTTTTGTACTACGGTATAATAGGCTTGCAACATAGAGGCTATTCAAGAAGTGGTATCTCGACATTAAGCGATAAAGGATTTTTTACCATCTCAGGAGACTCAGCACCTGAAGACTTAGAGCTTCCAGAGATTCAGGGATGGGCTGGTGTCGCATATACAGGATTAGAAAAGAAGTATCCTTATACCACAGATTATGGGGTTTTATCCATAGATGGAGTAGTGAAGACTGATCTCAATGAACTCAGTAAAAAGCTATACAAGGATCCTGAGACTGCCCTAATGGAAGCTGATGGAGTCTTCTCTTTAGTCTTCCTATCAAAAGACGGAAGAATGATCGGTTATAGGGATGAACTTGGAGTAAAGCCACTGGAAATAGGAGGTTTCGGATTTGATCTAGCCATACTGTCTTCTGAAACACCAGGTATTTCAGTGATTGGTGGTGAGTTGAAAAGGGAAATAAAGCCAGGAGAACTAGTTTATATAGATTCATATTCTGTGTCGTACAAGAGACTTAAGGAATCATCGTCCTCTAGATATTGCTCTATTGATATAGTTTATCAGTCAAGGATAGACAGTTACGTTTTTGATGGTAATATCTACGATATAAGGGTCAGGATAGGTGAACAGTTAGCTGAAGAGAGGAAAATTGAAGGAGATGTGGTAATAGGAGTTCCAGACACTGCAATACCATACGCAATAGGCTATTCCCGTAAATCCGGAATACCATTCTCTTTAGGCTTCACCAGGACAGGCAGTCCTATAAGGACTATGTTAGCCTCGGATGATTTCCTCAAGGTTATTGGTGTTCAGTTAAAGCTTAATCCCATAAAGTCTGCCGTTAAGGGAAAAAGAGTAATATTAATTGATGATTCTATGGTAACTGGAAGAACATTAAAGAACACCATCTTTAACTTAAGAGTATTAGGAGCCAAGGAAGTACATGTGCTAATTGGCAGTCCTAAGCTAATTGCCAAATGCCCCTATGGTATGCAAGTTCCTGAAGAAAAGGAGCTCATAGCAGCCAATCTTCCGGATAACGAAATAACTAAAGTTATGGGTGCAGACTCAATATATTGGCTAAGTCTTGAGGGACTTTACAAAGTAGTTGGTCATAGAAATTTATGCGTTGGTTGCATGACTAACCTCTTTCCTAAATGGTGATCGGCATGAAGAAAGTTCTCTTAATAGGTGAAGGAGCAAGAGAAAATGTATTAGCAGAAGCACTAGGAACTTCTGAAGAAGGATATAGAGTCTTCGCTCTTTCAAGCTACAAAAATCCAGGAATAAATGAGATTGTTATGAAGACTAATGGCGAGTACTTGATAGGAAATATAAATTCAGTTGAGGAAGTAAGGAGAGCTATTAAACAAGTGAATCCAGATTTTGGCGTAATTGGTCCAGAAGAGCCTTTATTCCATGGTATAGCAGATGAGTTCAGAAAAGAGGGTATCCCAGTAGTTGGACCCAATGCAGATGGTGCCATGATCGAGAAATCTAAGGTTTGGATGAGAGAGTTAATGTGGAAATATGAAATTCCAGGAAGGCTCAGATTCAGATATTTTAATAACATGCAGGAAGCTGCTAAATTTATTCTCGAATATGGCGGCTCAGTTGCAGTTAAACCGGCAGAACAAGTAGGTGGTAGAGGAGTTAAAGTGGTCGCAGATTTACAGGCTTATTTAAGTGAGGAAAAAAGAAGCGCTTTAAGTAAAGGTGTCGAGAACGTTGCTAGCTTGGTAAAGGGAGATGTGAAAATTCTTATTGAAGAGAAAGTAGATGGACCGGAGTATACTCTTCACGTTCTGACCGATGGTAAAAGCTATTTGCCTCTGCCTTTAGCTCAAGATTATAAGAACGCATATGAGGACGGAATAGGTCCGGAGACCGGTGGTATGGGGTCTATATCTGGACCAGACTACTTATTGCCGTTTATAAATAGGGAGGAATTTGATAAATCTTTTGAGATAGTTAGAAAAACTGCAGATGCAATTGCAAAGGAAGTGAAACAGGCTTATGTTGGTATACTTTCTGGTCAAATGATGTTAACTGCCATATGGGGACCCACGATCATAGAGTATTATTCAAGATTAGGGGATCCTGAGACCTCAGCCATAATTCCTAGAATTACTAGTGATTTCGGAAGAACCTTAGAGTTGCTTGCAACCTCTCACTTGAATAAAGCTAAAATAGAAATTAATGAGAAACCGTCAATTGTTAAAGCCGTAGCACCCTTAGGTTATCCATTAGATAAGAATATGGCAACTGGGCATACAATTTGGCTGGATTTACCTAGAATGAGGGAGATAGGTTGTAATGTATATTTCGGTTCAATATCACAGGAAGGGGGAAAACTTATAACAAAAGGTTCGAGAGCCCTTGAAATTACAGTGGTTGATGACTATGATAAAGCTGTAGAGAAACTGGATAGGTGTTTCTCATTGATTTCTTCGGATACAAAATTGATATTTAGACACGATATTGGAAGGACTATCTCTCAGCAGGAGGAAAAAGCCGAAATAGTGAGATTTTCGTATAAGTCCCGTGAATCTAAGGGAATTTTGGGCGTAAGTGCAGACTGGTCACCAAATGGTGGTCTATGGTGAGCGAATACAGTAAATCTGGCGTAAATTTAGACAAACTTAAGCAGTACCATAATTTCATAGCTAATTATTTGGGTTCATCTAGGCTTGAAGTGGGAATAGGGCATTATGCTGGCGTGATAAAGTTTGATGACAAGTATTTGGCAATGCATGTGGATGGGGTAGGTACTAAGACTCTTTTGGCGTTAAAGACAGGTATCATAGAGCCCACGGGAGTTGACTGCATTGCTATGAACGTTAATGATATAGTCTGCGTTGGTGCAAGACCGATAGCTATTGTTGATTATTTAGCTTTGGAAGGGGAAATGGACGACGTGATACAGAAAGTTATGAAGGGGTTGAAAGCAGGTGCTGAGGAGGCAGAGGTTAATATTATAGGAGGTGAAACTGCAATAATGCCTGGTGTGATCAAAGGATATGATCTATCATGCTCTGCTATTGGAATTGCTGATGCACTGAAAACTGGGGAAGATGTGAGACCTGGAGATGTGGTTTTAGGCTTAGCTAGTAATGGGGTTCACTCCAATGGTTACTCTCTCATAAGGAAGTTGATAGATGAGGGAAAGTTAAGATTAGACGATTGGGCTGAAGAGTTAATGAAACCCACAAAAATCTATGTAAAATCAGTGTTGTCTGTTAAGGATAAAATTAAGGCTGTTGCACACATAACCGGTGGTTCCTTTTCGAAGTTAAGAAGGATAACCAAGTTTGGAATATCTCTTAAAATGCCTGAGCCTTTGGATATATTTAAGGCAATAGAGAGTGCAGGAGTTAGTCATGAGGAAATGTATAAGGTGTTCAATATGGGAGTCGGAATGGTAATTTTTGTGGACAAAAAATTGAAAGACGATGTAATTGATACCTTAGCAAAGAGAAATGATGTGGTTTACGAATTGGGAGTAGTAACAGAAGGTAATGGTATAAAGATTTCAACCTACAAAAATTCTATTGTATATTTATAATATATAATATAGTCCTTTTAAACTCTGAGTACAATATGGGTGTCTAGTGGTTAATATGAAACAAATGGATATAAAATCTTTAGTAAATTATGTCGCACTAAAGATATTAGGTGGTAGCGACTATATTCTAGAAGCATTAGAAAAATACCTAGTAAAAGGAGAAGGTCCAGCTACAGTAGCATACGAGTATCAGATATCAAAGCATCAACTCAGGGGATATGCTCAAAGGATTATTGAAAAGAGTGGAAGCGAAGGAAGGGCTAAGAAGATTCTCCCGATTATTAAAGGCATATCAAAGGACGTTAAACCGATTGTTAAAAGAACAGACGGAGATCTATATTATTGTACACTCTGTAATACATCGATTCCTAAGGAGGATACAGAAGAGCACGTGAGGAAGTATCATAAGGAAATTCTTACATCAACAATAAAGACAATGTTGGAGAGATTAGAAGAATATAAGAAAGAAAAGCAAGCCGTAATACTTACATCAGTAAGTTAATAAGAGAGATAATTTTTTGAGGTAATACTCCTCATAGTTAACTGTCCTCTTTAAAAGGAAGACTTTTAATTTATTAAATTACTTTTTTCTATTTGAGAGAGAATGAAAAAAGTTGTAAGCGTCAGATTGAGGGAAGACGTTGTAAACAAAATTGATTACTTTGTATCTGAAATGGGTTTAGAGAGCAGAACAGATTTTCTAAAACAAGCCTTAGACTATTATGTGAAGAGGAAGAGGTCAACGGCTAAAGGAGTCCTTTAACATTCTATATGTAAAGAATAACGTATTTTTAATTATCTCGTCATCTTAAATACCATTTTTTGATTCTAATTTGCGGAATGAAAATCGTACTTGCATACTCAGGAGGATTAGATACGACTGTTGCTATTCGATGGCTAAGAGAAACCTTCAACGCTGATGTTACAACAGTTACAGTGGATGTAGGTCAAAAGGATGATTTTTATCAAATAGAAAAAAGAGCTTATATAGCAGGAGCAATAAAACATTATACTATAGATGCAAAAAAGGATTTTGCAGAAAGATATATCTCATACGCAATAAAGATGAATGGTTTATATGAAGATATATACCCTCTCTCAACAGCCTTAGCAAGACCATTAATAGTTGAAAAGGTAGTCGAAATAGCCAAGAAAATAGGTGCGGAGGCAATCGCCCACGGCTCGACATCAAAAGGTAATGATCAGGTTAGATTTGATTTAGCGGTTAAGGCGTTGTACCCTGAGGCAAAGATCATAGCCCCTGCAAGAATATGGAATATGACAAGGGATAAGGAAATCGAATATGCTAAATCGAAAGGAATTCCAATAAAGACAGAAAGTAGTAAGTATAGTATAGATGAAAATCTTTGGGGAAGAAGTATAGAAGGAGATATAATTTCCGATCCATCAAAGGAGGTTCCTGAGGACGCATTTGAGTGGACTAAGAAGACAAAAGATGACAAACTTAAGATTTCCTTAACCTTTGATAAGGGTCTTCCTGTGGAAGTCAATGGAGAAAAAATGGATTTACTTAAGGTTATTCAAGTACTTAATGAGCTCGTTGGTTCAAGAGGTTTTGGAAGAGTTGAACATCTTGAAAACAGAGTAGTGGGCTTTAAATCGAGGGAAGTCTATGAGGTACCTGCTGCACTAGTTTTAATTAATTCTCATAAGGACTTAGAGAAATCAACTTACACTCCACTAGAATTTAGATTTAAGAGATCTCTTGATGGTCAGTGGAGTGATCTGGTTTATCAGGGTCTATGGTTTGAGCCTTTACGAGAGACTATCCAGATAGCTGGAGATAATCTAAATAAATGGATCTCGGGGGAGGTATTTATTGAGGTTGAAAATGGTAACATGAAAATCTTAGGCAGAAAAGGAAAGTTCTCTCCATTTTCTGAGGAGATAGCAAGTTACAATAAGGGCTGGTATCCATCTGACGAGATGGCTAGAGGTTTCATAGAGATCTTTGGTATGCACTCATTGGTGGCCAGAAAATCGAGAGGGATATGAATGTTATATAGAAGATGGGGCTCTGATAAAGATTTTGTAATTTCGTACACTTCCTCTAATGAATCTGATAAAGAGATTGTAGAAGAAGTCAAGCTTACTTTAAAGGCTCATGTTATAGAACTATACTTATCTAATTACATCTCTAAGGATACTGCAAAAAAGATCATTCGTGCAATAAATTCCTTCAAAGATTACCCTTCCTCAGGCTATGAAGACGTTCATGAAGCTTTAGAGGATTATATTATAAAGAATATAGGAGAAGAGGGAGGTTGGGTTGGACTTGGTCGCAGTAGAAATGATCATGTAGCTACAGCCCTGAGACTAAGAACTAGAGAATATATTTTTGACATTATGGAAGAACTTTACTTACTTAGGAAGTCCTTAATCGAACAGGCTAAGAAAAACCTAAACACGATTATGCCATCTTATACCCATTTCCAGCCTGCTCAACCCACTACTTTGGCTCATTACTTCATGTATTTGGAAGAAGAGTTAAACACACCATGGGAGGCTTTGTTTAACTCCCTGAAACTAATAAATAGAAGTCCATTAGGTAGCGGAGCAATAGTAGGTAGTAATGTTAAGATAGATAGGAAGAGAGAGGCTGAACTGTTAGGCTTTGATGATGTACTTTATAATACAATATCGTCAACCTCTTCAAGGATAGATTTCATTAATGCAATATCCTCACTGACATTACTAATGCTAGTGTTAAGTAGATTTGCCGAGGATATGATACTACTGTCTTCTATGTTCGTTAATATAATTAAACTTCCAGATAGTCATGTCAGTACTAGTAGCCTTATGCCTCAAAAGAGAAATAGTGTAACGATGGAGATCTTGAGAACAAAGGTGGGAGAATGTTATGGAGATTTATCGTCACTAATGATGATTTACAAAGGTTTACCTTCTGGGTATAATCTCGATCTGCAGGAGATGAATAAACATTATTGGAATTGTATCAAACATGTGATACCATCAATACATATTACAAGAGACATAATTCAAAATATTCAAATCAAAAATTTTGGAGAAATACAAGGCTTAACAGCTACTGATTTAGCTGAAGAAATGGCTATTTCCGGCATTCCCTATCGAAAAGCTTATATAGATGTGGCAAACAAAATTAAAGCGGGCACTTTCGTAGCTGGAATTTCTTACACAAAATCCATAGAAAATAAAAAGGTAATTGGATCTCCAAATCCAAGTTTATTGACACAGGAAATTGAAATTAAAGAAAAGAGACTCAATAATCAACATGAAAAATTTAAGCAATATAAGGAAAGTGTTATAGAAAAGATGGGTCAATTGGGAGTGATAGAAGATGGATTATTACAACAATGATACACCAGGATACGTATATCTAGAAGATGGAACTTTAATGAAAGGAATAGGCTTTGGTGCCAAGGGTATACGAGTCGGTGAAATAGTATTTACAACGTCCATGAATGGCTACCCAGAGAGTTTGACTGATCCTTCCTACAAAGGGCAAATCCTTGTAATTACACATCCCTTGATAGGAAATTATGGTGTTCCTGAGAAAAATTATGTCAATGGCATACTCACTAATTTTGAATCAGAGAGAATTCAAGCTGAAGGCCTAGTTATATCAGAACTAACAGAACCTTTCAAATGGAACTCAAAACAAACTTTACATGAATGGCTTCTCAGTGAAGGAATTCCAGGTGTCTATGGAATAGACACGAGGGCAGTTGTAAAGAGAGTTAGATCAAGAGGAGTAATGATGGGAATAATCGCTTCAGGTGTTGAAGTAAATAATCCGGAGGAATATTTGAAGAAAAAATATGACGAAATGAACTTTATTCAGTATACCTCACCAAAGGCTCCTATAATTCACCAAGGTAAGACAGGCGATGTTGTAGTTGTAGTTGATTGCGGAATTAAACACGGGATTTTGTATCAGTTATATTTGAGAGGATTTACCGTGGTTAGAGTTCCTTGCAATTATAGTGCGGACAAGATAATGGACTTTTATCCCAAAGGATTACTGTTTAGTAATGGTCCTGGGAATCCAAATCTTCTCACTGATTTGGTGAAAAACTTCAGAGAGATAATTGAGTACAATCTTCCCACATTAGGGATATGTTTGGGTCACCAGATAGCTACCATGGCTTTAGGAGGAAAAGTTAAGAAGATGAAGTTTGGTCATAGAGCCATCAATAAGCCTGTTATAGATACAACCACTGGAAAGAGCTACATTACTACCCATAATCATGGTTACGCAATACTTTCAAAACAAGATGTTCCTATTCACACACGTGTTTGGTTTTATAATCCAGATGACGGAACTGTTGAGGGTTGGATACATGAAAAGTACAACATAATTACCACTCAGTTTCACCCTGAGGCTAGACCCGGTCCATGGGATGTAACTTGGGTTTTTGATAAATTTAAGAAAATGGTGGTAGGAGATGCGTGAGAACGTAAAAAGAGTTTTGGTAATTGGTTCAGGTCCAATAAAGATAGCTGAGGCAGCAGAATTCGATTACTCAGGAAGTCAAGCACTAAAGGCTCTGAAAGAAGAAGGAATTGAAACAATATTAGTAAACTCTAATGTCGCAACAGTCCAGACGAGTAGAAAGTTCGCAGATAAACTCTATATGATTCCTGTGACTTGGTGGACTGTAGAGAGGGTAATAGAGAAGGAGAGACCAGATGCGATAATGATAGGTTTTGGCGGGCAAACAGCATTGAATGTCGGTGTAGATTTATACAAGAAAGAGATATTGAAAAAATATGGTGTAAAAGTTCTAGGTACACCTATAGAAGGTATAGAAAGAGCCTTGAGCAGAGAGAAATTCAGGGAAACAATGATTAACGTCAACCTACCTGTACCTCCTAGCCTTTCTGCAAGATCAGAGGAGGAGGCACTCGAGAAAGCAAGACAGATAGGCTATCCTGTAATGGTCAGGGTGAGCTTTAATTTAGGTGGAAGAGGTTCCACAGTAGCATGGAGTGAAGAAGATCTGAAAAGAGATATCGGTAGGGCATTAAGCCAGAGTTATATTCATGAAGTCCTCATAGAGAAGTACTTACACCATTGGATTGAACTTGAGTATGAGGTAATGAGAGATAAACACGGAAATTCAGCAGTCATAGCGTGTATAGAGAATCTAGATCCAATGGGAGTTCATACCGGTGAGTCAACAGTTATTGCACCATGCCAAACTTTGGATAATAAGGAGTTCCAGGACATGAGGAGTATGTCAATTGATGTGGCTAAATCTATCGATCTAGTAGGTGAGTGTAATGTTCAATTTGCACTGAATCCTTTAGCTTATGAATATTATATAATAGAGACTAATCCAAGAATGTCAAGATCTAGTGCTTTGGCTAGTAAAGCAACAGGTTATCCTCTAGCCTATGTGTCAGCAAAACTAGCTTTAGGATATGAACTGTATGAGGTCTTAAACAAAGTTTCTGGATCAACTTGTGCATGTTTTGAGCCCAGTTTAGATTATGTGGTAATAAAGATACCTAGATGGGATCTTGATAAGTTCGAAAATGTCGAGCACTCTCTAGCAACTGAAATGAAGAGTGTAGGAGAGGTAATGAGTATAGGGAGGTCATTTGAAGAGGCTCTTCAGAAAGCCGTTAGAATGCTAGACTTAGGAGAGCCTGGAATAATTGGCGGAAAAGTGTATAATTCGAAGATGACTAAAATCGACTCATTAAGAATGTTAAAGGAGAGAAGACCATATTGGTTCCTCTATGCTTCAAAGGCTTTTAAAGAGGGTGCGACTATTGACGAAGTTTATGAAGTGACTGGTATTAATAAGTTCTTCCTCAACAAAATAAAGAATTTAGTAGATTTCTATGAAAGCATAAAGAACAATAAGGGATTAGACCAGAAGACTCTGTCAATTGCTAAACGTTTAGGCTTTAGTGATTATCAGATAGCTAGCGCGGTAGGTCTAAGTGAGAAGGATATCAGGGAACTAAGGCAAAAGTATGGAATTGAGCCTAAAGTTAAGCAAATAGATACTCTAGCTGGCGAATGGCCTGCAGTTACAAACTACCTGTACGTGACTTATAACGGAACTGAGGACGACATTGAATTTTCGAACGGTATAAGAAAATTGCTTATCGTCGGCGCAGGTGGTTTTAGAATAGGTGTATCAGTTGAGTTTGATTGGGGTGTAGTTTCTCTACTAGACTCTGCCTCAAAGTATTTTGATGAAGTTACAATAATTAATTATAATCCTGAAACAGTCTCAACTGATTGGGATATCGCCAGGAAATTGTACTTTGATGAAATATCGGTGGAAAGGATTTTAGATCTTGTAAGGAAGGAGAAGTTTAACTATGTTGCGACATTCGCCGGAGGTCAGATAGGGAATACAATATCGAAGAAACTTGAAGAGAATGGTGTCAAATTACTGGGTACCTCTGGACACAGTGTGGATATAGCTGAGGATAGAGAAAAGTTTTCAAGACTACTTGATAAGCTAGGCATAAAGCAGCCTGATTGGATATCTGCAAGATCAATTGAGGAGGTCAGGAAATTTGTAGAAATGGTTGGTTATCCAGTTTTGGTCAGACCAAGCTATGTCCTTAGCGGTTCGGCAATGAGAATAGTTTACAATGACACAGAATTAGTATCTTACATAAAGAAAGCCACAGAGATCTCTTCAGAACATCCTGTGGTAGTATCTAAATACATTGATAATGCAATAGAAGCTGAGATAGATGGTGCTTCTGATGGTAGAGGTGTTTATGGTGTTGTACTTGAGCATGTAGAGGAGGCAGGAGTGCATAGCGGCGATGCAACTATTAGTATACCATTTAAGAAGCTGAGTCCTGAAACGGTTCATAAAATGAAGGAGTCAATTCACTCAATTTCTCGTGAACTGAATATTAAGGGTCCATTTAATGTCCAATTCGTAGTTAAGAACGGAACTCCTTACATTATTGAGATGAACCTCAGAGCTAGTAGATCTATGCCAT is from Sulfolobus acidocaldarius DSM 639 and encodes:
- the carB gene encoding carbamoyl-phosphate synthase (glutamine-hydrolyzing) large subunit; this encodes MRENVKRVLVIGSGPIKIAEAAEFDYSGSQALKALKEEGIETILVNSNVATVQTSRKFADKLYMIPVTWWTVERVIEKERPDAIMIGFGGQTALNVGVDLYKKEILKKYGVKVLGTPIEGIERALSREKFRETMINVNLPVPPSLSARSEEEALEKARQIGYPVMVRVSFNLGGRGSTVAWSEEDLKRDIGRALSQSYIHEVLIEKYLHHWIELEYEVMRDKHGNSAVIACIENLDPMGVHTGESTVIAPCQTLDNKEFQDMRSMSIDVAKSIDLVGECNVQFALNPLAYEYYIIETNPRMSRSSALASKATGYPLAYVSAKLALGYELYEVLNKVSGSTCACFEPSLDYVVIKIPRWDLDKFENVEHSLATEMKSVGEVMSIGRSFEEALQKAVRMLDLGEPGIIGGKVYNSKMTKIDSLRMLKERRPYWFLYASKAFKEGATIDEVYEVTGINKFFLNKIKNLVDFYESIKNNKGLDQKTLSIAKRLGFSDYQIASAVGLSEKDIRELRQKYGIEPKVKQIDTLAGEWPAVTNYLYVTYNGTEDDIEFSNGIRKLLIVGAGGFRIGVSVEFDWGVVSLLDSASKYFDEVTIINYNPETVSTDWDIARKLYFDEISVERILDLVRKEKFNYVATFAGGQIGNTISKKLEENGVKLLGTSGHSVDIAEDREKFSRLLDKLGIKQPDWISARSIEEVRKFVEMVGYPVLVRPSYVLSGSAMRIVYNDTELVSYIKKATEISSEHPVVVSKYIDNAIEAEIDGASDGRGVYGVVLEHVEEAGVHSGDATISIPFKKLSPETVHKMKESIHSISRELNIKGPFNVQFVVKNGTPYIIEMNLRASRSMPFSSKVVGKNIIDLALTGVIKGFDFDEFVELKAKSWGVKSAQFSWAQLKGAYPFLGPEMRSTGEAASLGVDFYDALLKSWLSSSPNRLPDQKGIALVYGRSNVEYLQASARNLSEYGMTVYTLSDAPIYGYEVTSSGKSVELIKDRKVEIVVTDGYLKSLDYEVRRIAVDYNVPIILNGRLGEELTKAFLLRKSNMTFYEIGEYGAGI
- the carA gene encoding glutamine-hydrolyzing carbamoyl-phosphate synthase small subunit, coding for MDYYNNDTPGYVYLEDGTLMKGIGFGAKGIRVGEIVFTTSMNGYPESLTDPSYKGQILVITHPLIGNYGVPEKNYVNGILTNFESERIQAEGLVISELTEPFKWNSKQTLHEWLLSEGIPGVYGIDTRAVVKRVRSRGVMMGIIASGVEVNNPEEYLKKKYDEMNFIQYTSPKAPIIHQGKTGDVVVVVDCGIKHGILYQLYLRGFTVVRVPCNYSADKIMDFYPKGLLFSNGPGNPNLLTDLVKNFREIIEYNLPTLGICLGHQIATMALGGKVKKMKFGHRAINKPVIDTTTGKSYITTHNHGYAILSKQDVPIHTRVWFYNPDDGTVEGWIHEKYNIITTQFHPEARPGPWDVTWVFDKFKKMVVGDA